Proteins found in one Sphingobium sp. V4 genomic segment:
- the ctaD gene encoding cytochrome c oxidase subunit I has product MTTITADHHGDHAHDHHDADHKPAFFQRWFMSTNHKDIGTLYLIFAILAGLIGGAISGLMRAELAQPGIQYLHAWAQQLEGSSATMDQAYHLWNVLITAHGLIMVFFMVMPAIIGGFGNWFVPIMIGAPDMAFPRMNNISFWLLIPAFALLLGSTFVPGGTGNGAGTGWTVYAPLSTSGSAGPAVDMAILSLHIAGASSILGAINFITTILNMRAPGMTLHKMPLFVWSVLVTAFLLLLALPVLAAAITMLLTDRNFGTTFYDAAGGGDPELYQHLFWFFGHPEVYIMILPGFGIVSQIISTFSRKPVFGYLGMAYAMVAIGVVGFVVWAHHMFTTGMSVNVKMYFTAATMVIAVPTGIKIFSWIATIWGGSISYKTPMVWALGFIFLFTVGGVTGVVLANGGVDDVLHDTYYVVAHFHYVLSLGAVFSLFAGFYYWFPKMSGRMYNEFLGQLHFWVFFVGVNMLFFPMHFLGLSGMPRRYPDYPEAFAYWNKIATYGYEIMAVGVLIFLVNVFWSLFAGRRAEGNPWGEGATTLEWTLSSPPPFHQFETLPVVD; this is encoded by the coding sequence ATGACCACCATCACCGCAGATCATCACGGCGATCATGCCCACGATCATCATGATGCCGATCACAAGCCGGCCTTCTTCCAGCGCTGGTTCATGTCCACCAATCACAAGGACATCGGCACCCTCTATCTGATCTTCGCGATCCTGGCCGGCCTTATCGGCGGCGCGATTTCGGGGCTGATGCGCGCCGAACTGGCGCAGCCGGGCATCCAGTATCTTCACGCCTGGGCGCAGCAGTTGGAAGGTTCGTCGGCGACGATGGACCAGGCCTATCATCTGTGGAACGTGCTGATCACCGCCCACGGCCTCATCATGGTCTTCTTCATGGTGATGCCCGCGATCATCGGCGGCTTCGGCAACTGGTTCGTGCCGATCATGATCGGCGCGCCGGACATGGCCTTTCCGCGGATGAACAATATCAGCTTCTGGCTGCTCATCCCCGCCTTCGCCCTGCTCCTGGGCTCGACCTTCGTTCCCGGCGGCACCGGCAACGGCGCGGGCACCGGCTGGACCGTCTACGCGCCGCTTTCGACCAGCGGCTCGGCCGGTCCCGCCGTCGACATGGCGATCCTGTCGCTCCACATTGCGGGCGCCAGCTCGATCCTGGGCGCGATCAACTTCATCACCACCATCCTCAACATGCGCGCGCCGGGGATGACCCTGCACAAGATGCCGCTGTTCGTATGGTCGGTGCTGGTCACCGCCTTCCTCCTGCTGCTCGCGCTGCCGGTTCTCGCCGCCGCGATCACCATGCTGCTGACCGATCGCAATTTCGGCACCACCTTCTACGATGCGGCCGGTGGCGGCGATCCCGAACTCTACCAGCATCTCTTCTGGTTCTTCGGTCACCCGGAAGTCTATATCATGATCCTGCCGGGCTTCGGCATCGTCAGCCAGATCATCTCGACCTTCAGCCGCAAGCCGGTGTTCGGCTATCTCGGCATGGCCTATGCCATGGTCGCGATCGGCGTGGTCGGCTTCGTCGTCTGGGCGCACCACATGTTCACCACCGGCATGTCCGTGAATGTGAAGATGTATTTCACCGCCGCGACGATGGTCATCGCCGTCCCCACCGGCATCAAGATCTTCTCCTGGATCGCGACGATCTGGGGCGGGTCGATCAGCTACAAGACCCCGATGGTCTGGGCGCTGGGCTTCATCTTCCTGTTCACCGTGGGCGGCGTCACCGGCGTGGTGCTGGCCAATGGCGGCGTCGATGACGTGCTGCACGACACCTATTATGTCGTCGCGCACTTCCATTACGTCCTCTCGCTGGGCGCGGTCTTCTCGCTCTTTGCGGGCTTCTACTACTGGTTCCCGAAAATGTCGGGCCGGATGTATAACGAGTTCCTCGGTCAGCTGCATTTCTGGGTGTTCTTCGTCGGCGTGAACATGCTGTTCTTCCCGATGCACTTCCTGGGCCTGAGCGGGATGCCGCGCCGCTATCCCGACTATCCGGAAGCCTTCGCTTACTGGAACAAGATCGCAACCTATGGCTATGAGATCATGGCGGTCGGCGTGCTGATCTTCCTCGTCAACGTCTTCTGGTCGCTGTTCGCCGGCCGCCGGGCGGAGGGCAATCCCTGGGGCGAAGGCGCAACGACGCTGGAATGGACGCTGTCCAGCCCGCCGCCCTTCCACCAGTTCGAAACGCTGCCGGTCGTCGACTGA
- the coxB gene encoding cytochrome c oxidase subunit II — protein sequence MKKVKSLVLAGLLAFAPAVAMNGHAFAQDDVAVAAPVADNAAAPAESAANAAAPAAEAAPVAKVAAPPRMKPTEGIGMPRPGEITLQEQFTETGRSARWLHDVLLLPIITIISILVLALMLYVMVRYRRSANPVPSKTSHNTFIEVIWTVVPVLILLAIAVPSIGLLADQYKPAPKDALTVKVTGYQWYWGYEYPDAGIAEFVSNMLPEDKARANGEPYLLAPDNRLVLPAGRPVKLIITAADVIHSFAVPSLWVKMDAVPGRLNEKSFTIEKPGVYYGQCSELCGARHGFMPIAIEALPPEQFDQWVRSQGGSLKKEEAATTAQAAPADGAKKI from the coding sequence ATGAAAAAGGTGAAATCGCTCGTTCTCGCCGGTTTGCTGGCCTTTGCGCCCGCCGTCGCGATGAACGGCCACGCTTTTGCACAGGATGACGTCGCCGTCGCTGCGCCGGTTGCGGACAATGCCGCGGCGCCCGCCGAATCGGCGGCGAACGCCGCCGCGCCGGCCGCCGAAGCTGCCCCCGTGGCCAAGGTCGCGGCCCCGCCGCGGATGAAACCGACCGAAGGCATCGGTATGCCCCGTCCGGGCGAAATCACGCTGCAGGAACAATTTACCGAAACCGGGCGCAGTGCGCGCTGGCTGCATGACGTGCTGCTGCTGCCGATCATCACCATCATTTCCATCCTCGTGCTGGCCCTGATGCTCTATGTGATGGTCCGCTATCGCCGCAGCGCCAATCCGGTGCCGTCGAAGACATCGCACAACACCTTCATCGAAGTCATCTGGACGGTCGTGCCGGTGCTGATCCTGCTGGCGATCGCGGTGCCGTCCATCGGCCTGCTCGCCGACCAGTACAAGCCCGCGCCCAAGGATGCGCTGACCGTCAAGGTTACGGGCTATCAATGGTATTGGGGCTATGAATATCCCGACGCCGGTATCGCCGAGTTCGTGTCCAACATGCTGCCGGAGGACAAGGCCAGGGCCAATGGCGAGCCTTATCTGCTGGCGCCCGACAATCGGCTGGTTCTGCCCGCCGGCCGCCCGGTCAAGCTGATCATCACCGCCGCCGACGTCATCCACAGCTTCGCCGTGCCCTCGCTCTGGGTGAAGATGGACGCCGTGCCGGGCCGCCTGAACGAGAAGAGCTTCACCATCGAGAAGCCGGGCGTCTATTATGGCCAATGTTCGGAACTGTGCGGCGCGCGCCACGGCTTCATGCCGATCGCGATCGAGGCGCTGCCGCCCGAACAGTTCGACCAGTGGGTGCGCTCGCAGGGCGGTTCGCTGAAAAAGGAAGAGGCGGCAACGACCGCCCAGGCCGCTCCGGCCGATGGCGCAAAAAAGATTTGA
- a CDS encoding pyridoxine 5'-phosphate synthase — translation MSAAPLRLGVNIDHVATIRNARGGEHPDPVKAALLAVKAGADGITAHLREDRRHIRDADIAMLMAALDVPLNLEMAATPEMLEIALKHRPHAACIVPEKREERTTEGGLDAAGQIGALTPIVARLNDAGIRVSLFIEADAAQIEAAIRLGAPVVEFHTGAYAHLDGSARAAELRRIADAAALAAKNGIEPHAGHGLTFDNVAPIAAIPQVAELNIGHFLVGEAIFGGLEGSIREMRRQMDLAR, via the coding sequence ATGAGCGCTGCCCCCCTGCGCCTTGGCGTCAACATCGACCATGTGGCGACCATCCGGAACGCGCGCGGGGGCGAGCATCCCGATCCGGTCAAGGCCGCGCTGCTCGCGGTGAAGGCCGGGGCGGACGGCATCACCGCCCATCTGCGCGAGGATCGGCGCCATATCCGCGACGCGGATATCGCGATGCTGATGGCGGCGCTGGACGTGCCGCTGAACCTGGAAATGGCGGCGACGCCGGAGATGCTGGAAATCGCGCTCAAGCATCGCCCGCACGCCGCCTGCATCGTCCCGGAAAAGCGCGAGGAGCGCACTACCGAGGGTGGTCTCGACGCGGCCGGGCAGATCGGGGCGCTGACGCCGATCGTCGCCCGGCTCAACGACGCGGGCATCCGCGTGAGCCTGTTCATCGAGGCCGACGCCGCGCAGATCGAGGCCGCGATCCGGCTGGGCGCGCCGGTGGTGGAATTTCACACCGGCGCCTATGCCCATCTCGACGGATCGGCGCGCGCGGCGGAACTGCGGCGGATCGCCGACGCGGCGGCGCTGGCGGCCAAGAACGGCATCGAACCCCATGCCGGCCACGGCCTGACCTTCGACAATGTCGCGCCGATTGCCGCCATCCCGCAGGTCGCCGAGCTCAATATCGGCCATTTCCTGGTCGGCGAGGCGATCTTCGGTGGGCTGGAGGGCAGCATCCGCGAAATGCGGCGGCAGATGGACCTGGCCCGTTGA
- a CDS encoding heme o synthase, translating to MASSPIMSGMSKPVMPAHWRDFVALTKPRVMTLVVFTGLCGLLAAPGHIHPVLAFTAILCIALGAGAAATLNQWWEADIDAKMKRTANRPLPAGRMDRQAALHFGVGLSFFSVLLMGVATNWLAAAVLTVSILFYVFVYTIWLKPRTAQNIVIGGAAGAFPPVIGWAAVTGDISALPVALFMLIFFWTPPHFWALALFVKTDYAAAGIPMLPVVSGEVATRRQIWLYTAIMAVAAMAPVLLQLTGAIYGTAALLGTAVFAALAFQVYRRRESDPTRMAPEKRLFKYSILYLFLLFGAVVVDRWLLA from the coding sequence ATGGCCAGTTCGCCGATCATGTCCGGGATGAGCAAGCCGGTAATGCCCGCCCATTGGCGGGATTTCGTCGCGCTCACAAAGCCGCGCGTCATGACGCTGGTCGTGTTTACGGGCCTGTGCGGGCTGCTCGCCGCGCCGGGGCACATCCATCCCGTGCTGGCCTTTACGGCGATTCTCTGCATCGCGCTGGGCGCCGGCGCGGCCGCCACGCTGAACCAGTGGTGGGAAGCGGACATCGACGCCAAGATGAAGCGCACCGCCAACCGTCCGCTGCCCGCCGGCCGGATGGACCGGCAGGCGGCGCTGCATTTCGGCGTTGGCCTCTCCTTCTTCTCGGTCCTGCTGATGGGCGTAGCGACCAACTGGCTCGCCGCCGCGGTACTGACCGTCTCGATCCTCTTCTACGTCTTCGTCTACACTATCTGGCTCAAGCCCCGCACGGCCCAGAATATCGTGATCGGCGGCGCGGCCGGCGCCTTCCCCCCGGTGATCGGCTGGGCGGCCGTGACGGGGGACATCAGCGCACTGCCCGTCGCTCTGTTCATGCTGATCTTCTTCTGGACGCCGCCCCATTTCTGGGCGCTCGCGCTGTTCGTGAAGACCGATTACGCCGCCGCCGGCATCCCCATGCTGCCCGTCGTATCGGGTGAGGTGGCCACGCGTCGGCAGATCTGGCTCTACACCGCGATCATGGCGGTCGCGGCAATGGCGCCGGTGCTTCTGCAACTGACCGGGGCCATCTATGGCACCGCCGCCCTGCTCGGCACGGCGGTCTTCGCCGCCCTGGCGTTCCAGGTCTATCGCCGGCGCGAAAGCGATCCCACGCGCATGGCGCCGGAAAAGCGGCTGTTCAAATATTCGATCCTCTATCTTTTCCTGCTGTTCGGGGCGGTGGTCGTCGACCGCTGGCTGCTGGCGTGA
- the acpS gene encoding holo-ACP synthase — translation MIIGLGSDLCNIERIQNSLDRFGERFVQRVFTDVEQAKANRRPFTRAGTLAKRFAAKEAFSKAVGTGFKAGVFMKDIGVVNAPSGAPTLALTGGALARLEAMVPAGRRPVIHLTLTDDHPWAQAFVIIEALPL, via the coding sequence TTGATCATCGGCCTCGGCTCCGATCTCTGCAATATCGAGCGGATCCAAAACTCGCTCGATCGCTTCGGCGAGCGGTTCGTCCAGCGCGTGTTCACCGATGTCGAGCAGGCCAAGGCCAACCGCCGCCCCTTTACCAGGGCCGGGACGCTAGCCAAGCGTTTCGCCGCCAAGGAGGCCTTTTCCAAGGCGGTCGGCACCGGGTTCAAGGCGGGCGTGTTCATGAAGGACATCGGCGTGGTCAACGCGCCGTCCGGCGCGCCGACGCTCGCGCTGACGGGCGGCGCGCTGGCGCGGCTGGAAGCCATGGTTCCGGCGGGACGCAGGCCGGTCATTCATCTGACGCTCACTGACGATCATCCATGGGCGCAGGCCTTCGTCATCATCGAGGCACTGCCCCTGTGA
- the pyrE gene encoding orotate phosphoribosyltransferase — MTDEEVLAEFRAAGALLEGHFILSSGRRSANYLQCARVLMNADRAGKLARATVQKLPRELRQEIDLVVSPAMGGLIIGHEIGRALDKDAVFLERPEGTFELRRGFAISPGQKVLMVEDVVTTGLSSRQAIEAVEKEGGIVVAEAALVDRSAGEVDLGVPFYPLVSINFPVYDEDAVPPELAAVPAIKPGSRKQ; from the coding sequence ATGACTGACGAGGAAGTATTGGCGGAATTCCGGGCAGCGGGCGCGCTGCTCGAAGGGCATTTCATCCTGTCGTCGGGTCGCCGCAGCGCCAATTATCTGCAATGCGCGCGGGTGCTGATGAACGCCGATCGCGCCGGCAAGCTGGCCCGCGCCACGGTGCAGAAGCTGCCACGCGAATTGCGGCAGGAGATCGACCTGGTCGTTTCGCCGGCCATGGGCGGCCTCATCATCGGTCATGAAATCGGTCGCGCGCTCGACAAGGACGCCGTGTTCCTGGAGCGCCCCGAAGGGACGTTCGAGCTGCGCCGCGGCTTCGCCATATCGCCCGGGCAGAAAGTGCTGATGGTCGAGGACGTGGTGACGACAGGCCTCTCCTCCCGCCAGGCGATCGAGGCGGTCGAAAAGGAAGGCGGCATCGTCGTGGCCGAGGCCGCGCTGGTCGACCGTTCGGCCGGCGAGGTCGACCTGGGCGTGCCCTTCTACCCGCTCGTGTCGATCAACTTCCCTGTCTATGACGAGGATGCCGTGCCGCCCGAACTGGCGGCGGTGCCGGCGATCAAGCCTGGCAGCAGGAAGCAGTAA
- the lepB gene encoding signal peptidase I, with translation MPDQAETKPAVNWWHEVKSITLLILAVLAFHSFVAKPFYIPSESMMPVLLTGDRLVVSKFPYGWSYVSPSFHPLPFLKGRILGRLPERGDIVIVSPQNRREDYIKRVIGLPGDIIEVRGGQVMLNGVAVKQKAMKPLRIPVDGNAPCSPLQFPGARITGKDGRDYCELPVRQEILPNGRSYVTIDMGPSALDWYGPVRVPANHVFLMGDNRDNSADSRAPLEENGLGGPVPWEAIGGRAEFITFSLDGDSTWNPLSWLHAFRGGRAGNSLRPESVTDPK, from the coding sequence ATGCCGGACCAGGCCGAAACGAAGCCGGCGGTCAACTGGTGGCATGAGGTGAAAAGCATCACGCTGCTGATCCTGGCGGTGCTGGCCTTCCACAGCTTCGTCGCCAAGCCCTTCTACATCCCCAGCGAATCGATGATGCCGGTGCTGCTGACCGGCGACCGGCTGGTGGTGAGCAAATTTCCCTATGGCTGGTCCTATGTCTCGCCCAGTTTCCATCCCCTGCCCTTCCTGAAGGGCCGCATCCTGGGCCGCCTGCCCGAGCGCGGCGACATCGTCATCGTGTCGCCGCAAAACCGGCGCGAGGATTATATCAAGCGCGTGATCGGTCTGCCCGGCGACATCATCGAGGTGCGCGGCGGCCAGGTAATGCTGAACGGTGTGGCGGTGAAGCAGAAGGCGATGAAGCCGCTGCGCATCCCGGTGGACGGCAACGCTCCCTGTTCGCCGCTGCAATTCCCCGGTGCCCGCATCACCGGCAAGGACGGGCGCGATTATTGCGAACTGCCGGTGCGGCAGGAAATCCTGCCCAACGGCAGGAGCTACGTCACGATCGACATGGGGCCCAGCGCGCTCGACTGGTACGGTCCGGTGCGCGTGCCTGCGAACCATGTCTTCCTGATGGGCGACAATCGCGACAACAGCGCCGACAGCCGCGCCCCGCTGGAGGAAAATGGCCTGGGCGGGCCGGTGCCGTGGGAGGCGATCGGCGGCCGGGCGGAGTTCATCACCTTCAGCCTCGACGGCGATTCGACCTGGAACCCGCTGAGCTGGCTCCATGCCTTCCGCGGCGGACGCGCGGGGAACAGCCTGCGCCCGGAGAGCGTTACCGACCCGAAATAG